One Littorina saxatilis isolate snail1 linkage group LG11, US_GU_Lsax_2.0, whole genome shotgun sequence genomic window, gcttcgacagattgactgtgcagagttttgccccttgccacggtcgacggaaagcaaaataaatgtggcatgtttctcgtgtggtatcttcactcatcggggagtctggtactaaatatgaacggtaagaatgctctgaagcctacacgtattatatccccatcgttttatcgttcacatttgcccaacatgttaatttgctgagcgagatttatgtcgtctgctactgcatTGAGtctcattttaaaaacaaaaattgctcgtcacgttgcactgagtctgcacgcatgaggcaggctggtaataagtctcaaatatggtaagaacgttctaacccctacacgttttcgattcggatttttcttgccttgaaataataattcgaaaaacattcatttactgaacagatgcagtcgtatttcagtgacagtgtagtctgctacgtgctgatctagctgctaccgtctctgctgctacgttatcggaataacacttgtgttttctgttagctgctgggaattgtatactaactcatcatttggtcaTGTGGACAATaaactacatgccactaacatggcataattatgagaggaatcttcgcaagtcgaaactgaaaaattagacacagcgggttctatttttagatcagtggcaactgtggcacaggcgcatgcaatctgtcagaaaaaaccaccttctgctttaattgagaagcaggaaatttatggtcttaatcattggtattgtggagaatataagctacatgtcattaattaattctgaggatgagagtacactctcgcttaagcaaagggcggaagaatacgctctgtggaaaagttagagtgcgctaacagttttagcgcatcgccattagccaatcaactggttcacatcagtcatgtgacaccagtacttactgacaattattattattattaaaacgaGCAGATGATTATTCTGAAAAATCAGTGCCGACGGTACGAATGATAACGTGAATTAAGTGCATCCCGATGTTTGCTCTTTCCATGTCTGGTGTGACACGGGACACTCTCCAAGAAATTCTGATTAATTCTTCTTCGGCTTCTAATGTGTACAGTACAAAGGGACGCACAGCAGCTTGGGCAGCCATGGTTGCAAGAGGCAAACAATATCTGACAATTCTGACCCTTAAAACATGTATAATTTATGTTGCCCAAAATGTATTGCTAAGGGGATGCTATCTACCGTCTTGGTCCACCACAGACTAGCATGGGTAGCGTCCCGTGATCTACTTGCATGCCACCCTGCAGACTTCCAGTGAGCCTTCAGTCGCAAGACGATTAAACAGCCCGACAAACCAGACCAGTATTCAACTCAACATCCTTTATCCTATACACTCTCCGCTGAGTGATGAGACTGGCAGACCTGAGGGTCATAcattgaccggcacggttggcctagtggtaaggcgtccgccccgtgatcgggaagttgtgggttcgaaccccggccgggtcatatctaagactttaaaattggcaatctagtggctgctccgcctggcgtctggcattatgtggttagtgctaggactggttggtccggtgtcagaataatgtgactggttgagacatgaagcctgtgctgcgacttctgtcttgtgtgtggcgcacgttatatgtcaaagcagcaccgccctgatatggcccttcgtggtctgctgggcgttaagcaaacaaacaaacaaacaaaaaaagggtCATGTATACATTGTCCAACTGGGCGCGTGCGCCTTTATTCCTGaggtgcgtgtgggtgtgtgtgtgtgtgtgtgtgtgtgtgtgtgtgtgtgtgtgtgtgtgtgtgaagggggggggggcggtacgCTCAGTGGGACACTAAGAAGACAGTCAAGCAAACAAACTGTCGCTTACCAGGCAAGTCCAAGTTGAATTATGTATATTTGTATCCACCTCACCTCCATCGCTCTAACCCACATTGTAAATTATTTCCAGTTTTAATGAAGGCGTTACGCTTTAATTGAAGAGAAAGATTCGCAGAAAGAAAcgacttgttttaaaaaaagaaagattcgcAGAAAGAAACGACttgttttaaaaaagaaagattcgcagaaaaaaaagacaaaaataatagAGAAAAAGCACAAACCTGCCCATGGCGTACACTTCGTCCATGATGATGTAGAGTCCTTGAGGTGTCTTCAGAGGGACCAGAGCATTTACTGCATCTTCCAGAGCCTTTTCCTCTCCATCCTTTTCCCCCTCTAGATCCAAATAGTGGAAGTGTACCAGCGCCGCAGCCGCTGGTGTGGTCTGCTGCAGCTGATGCATGACACAGTGCGAAGCCACCAGGCTTGGGGCCCATGAGCTCACGACGTGGACGGGCTTACCTCCATCTAGCCAGCGTAAGGCTTGTATGAAGAGCATCAACGTTTTGCCGACACCAGGAGGTCCTGTGAGGAACACCAGCGGTTGTTCGTTGTTCTGCACGTCCACCTGGTCCGGGGTCAGCATGACCCGAGTGAATCGGTTCCCTGTCTCGGACACTCCCTCGCCCTCCGTTCTCATATCAATGGAAAGGCGTGGCTGTGTAGAGAGGAACACCTTCACCGTTGTAGCTGGGCCACAGAACCTGTCAAACAACGGTTAAtttcaaaacatttttctttttattaaGGGGGAGGGGTGATGATGGATTGAAGTACGCtacgcgcttcgttcaataattcattttctGTGTAATTCATAATCTTTGTTCACATTGCATAATACAACACCTGCCGAAAATAGATATATGAATAATTTTGTTTTGGGAGAAAACCCgtccatacgattttgccatCAAGTGTAAGAGTGTTTTTCATCTGATTCGCACGTGTTACCGCTTCCAGGTAAAGATCTTTATAGCGCCATTCTCACCTCTTTGATTGATGTTGGGTTCGATGAAGAGGACACCTGTCCAAGACTAATTGTCTTACCTCATTAATCTATTTTCCTTACAGGAAGGGAAGAACTTCTGTTTGGGAGGCCAGCGTCTTATCCACAAGGTAATTGCGCCCGTCAcacacatttgtgaccctccaccacgaaatgagtcgcatgtcacctcgcgcggttctgcgctaggcttaataaaaagtccggggagtgtctggtaaagtgtgagggtcacctatagtcacaggcttataactcaacaTAGGataagttttcgctcttttctaaaacggttttcaccactggatagagcataaaacactctttaggaaaatgtaaaaatatgaaaatcatgcaaaggtgacatgcgactcattccgtggtggagggtcacatttttcaaaGCCAATAAAGACTCCGACAGAAtgatttccaaacatcgtcttcTGTACTGACCGTGCTAAAAGCTCCAGATAGATATCTTCAGTCATGTTAGGATCAGGTCCGCTTGCTGACATTCGGTTCTCCCACCACTGCCTAAATTCTCGAATGACATCATTGGTGACGTCATGAGGAAGGTTGATGTCTGACAGCTGGTCTGACGTCAAACACAGAGGAATAGGGTCTGAAGTCCCCTGAAGTCCAAGACACTGGCGGAGATCCTGCCATTGACACACCATGACAATTGACAACATTTATTTCAGAAACCCCTAGGGTAAAatgaatttttaaaaaattacaacaaaagcaaacaaaaattgAACACGACACTTTGTAATTAACAACCATAAATAGGTCAGACTGCATTATTACCTAATCGATTATATCACAACTGTGTTACAGGACAGACCTTTTTTTAATACCGTACGTGAGAAAAATAAAGCATGACTCTTTCATGATATACTTAATAAAATATACCAAGTTCAATAACTTTCGCttttaacaacaataaaaatcaaataaatgtTCAAATTTTACTGCGTTTGAATTTCTTCAAAAATACACTGGTAAGTTTATCCTCAAATGTCTAATAAAACAAATACACTAAAATATGTAATGAAATTCATTTCCTAATTCTCCAGAGTGGCATTTCACGCCAAACGTGAAGCAAAAAGCGATACCATACATTTGAAaacttattactattattacaaTCTACATATTTCAACCAAAACTGATTATTCTATTTTTAAATTGGAGATATAATGAAAATTTGCACAATTcaccaaacaaacatacacttgGGGTCGATTTTCCTAATTTTAAAATAATCTCATAAAAACGAAGTTGCAATGATGttgctaaattaaccaaatTTGGGCCACATACTGCGGAACCATATAATAAAATTGATGCAACTATTCTATCAAACAATTCAATTTTGATATCTATGGACAGCGAACATTTTCTACACCTCTTTAACAGGCTAAACATTGCGCAAGAGGCTTTATTTTATGACAAATTTTGTGCTTTAATAAACTTATTATTATAATTGAAAAATAAACCTAAATATTGGAaacctttttgtttgtttacattgaTTTTTTATCATAAAAGCATAATTCTTATATATAAATCATAATTTGTTGAGGTTAAGACTTAGAGGCAGAAATTAAGCTTTTAAACATCTCCATCTCCTCCGCCCTTCTTCCCGCTCTCCAGTGAAAACACAAAGCTAAATAACATTTAGCAAAATAACATTATATACAGCAACAAAATTACTAACCTCCTTAAGCTGTGTGTTATTGTCCAGGACTTCTCGAAGCTGGGTTCTGGAAACATTAGGGAGGATCAGCGTCCTGTGTATTGGTGGTGGGTTGGTCATGTCAGCCAGAAGGTGACTCAATACGCTTCTAGACTTGACTAGCTGCTTGACCGCCCTCTTTACTTTCTCTTCTATCTTAGCCAGCTGCACATGCGGGGGAAGATTCAAGGAGGCATAGCTTGCCCCCACCGATTTGACCTCTCCGGCCAGGATTCCGTAGTGCCTGTGAATAATGAGAAGATCAAAGTCTCCCCTGTCCATGTTTTGTTGCATCAAATCCGCAGGCTTCGGCAACGTCTGCGCCGCTGCAGCGAAGTTGGAATCGTTCAGGTAATCGTCAAAGTCGAGGTTTGACAGAACGAACATCACCTCGACCTGTTCCTCGGACAATCTGCGGATGCAGTGCAAGACTCTTTGCTGCGTGAGGTCATCAATGACGTCAGTCTCCAACAGGGTGGGGGGATCTCCACGTCTGGGTATGAGCACTGAAGGTTTGGGAACCTTGACGTCAGCTCCGGGCAGTTGTACGGTGTCGTGGTCTGTCCTGTACATCAACACGGAGGGGACGAAGTAGGTCTTCTCCGACCACCTGGGGTACCACTCTTTCACCCTGTCTCGCCAGAACTGTCTGGGGTCAGGATGGGGTCCAGGTGGCGTCCCTTGACGGGGACGCGTTGCTTGTCCCCCCTGAAAGGGACGGAGTTCATCGTGAAAATATTTATCACATACATGTTACAACATTTATTCTATATACGTGACAGAGACCACTCAATAGATaacaatatagctattctgatagacacatgtgggaattcgggggctgtgatttgatggtctcacacatccctattCCGATCATCAAAGGATATTCCCACGGATATTTGCacaaacaaagacgcatggttccggtttcttcgacgtgtatgaagtacacgcatacctcaccaggtttgtttctgttactggtcgacagacgatgccatttgcttttttgttgttgttgcttaccgTACATGAAATACATTACGCGTAAAagccagttctttaacaggcaacaaccCTTGCAAAGTTCAAGAACCTGCAATCTGAAGTGaactatctctgattctagctgACGGTATTTCCAATGTTTAGCACATAATCAGCAAATTCTCCT contains:
- the LOC138980259 gene encoding uncharacterized protein, which gives rise to MASSTGGQATRPRQGTPPGPHPDPRQFWRDRVKEWYPRWSEKTYFVPSVLMYRTDHDTVQLPGADVKVPKPSVLIPRRGDPPTLLETDVIDDLTQQRVLHCIRRLSEEQVEVMFVLSNLDFDDYLNDSNFAAAAQTLPKPADLMQQNMDRGDFDLLIIHRHYGILAGEVKSVGASYASLNLPPHVQLAKIEEKVKRAVKQLVKSRSVLSHLLADMTNPPPIHRTLILPNVSRTQLREVLDNNTQLKEDLRQCLGLQGTSDPIPLCLTSDQLSDINLPHDVTNDVIREFRQWWENRMSASGPDPNMTEDIYLELLARFCGPATTVKVFLSTQPRLSIDMRTEGEGVSETGNRFTRVMLTPDQVDVQNNEQPLVFLTGPPGVGKTLMLFIQALRWLDGGKPVHVVSSWAPSLVASHCVMHQLQQTTPAAAALVHFHYLDLEGEKDGEEKALEDAVNALVPLKTPQGLYIIMDEVYAMGRQLEKLVNELRQNVNDLHLWVTCLEHGNKPTHLAKVKLTQPLRTPPSITREVVLSDSLRDGSVHGYTDLIGPPHSDGPALRYLRHSGQGHAQKVEPEDCEQCGLDVAKLLKEELHVGVPVPGRPTNITDLPLHPRDVFVLSACGFVDNSNFVSGLRKGGLPVTWLKPKDKQASEDVAKMARDEIVVAGQLDVNGLERKLVVWLASKGFRPPPAGGGGGGGGGGGGGSGQLGDEQMGRLVAMSRCVSQLVVVLPS